A genomic window from Desulfovermiculus halophilus DSM 18834 includes:
- a CDS encoding endonuclease III domain-containing protein has product MNRSHLLMEYFQAMSDTLGPSHWWPAGSRFEVCLGAILTQNTNWTNASRAIAALRERDLLDPQELVGLDVEELAGIIRPAGYFRVKAARIKALLDFLGQEAGYDLARLSRQPMEVLRPKLLEVKGIGQETADSILLYALEHPVFVVDAYTARILHRHALVPEDVGYTELQEVFTDSLPRDVDLFNEYHALLVRVGKQWCKKSAPLCSGCPLQAYVP; this is encoded by the coding sequence ATGAACCGCTCGCATTTGCTCATGGAGTATTTCCAGGCCATGTCCGATACCCTTGGTCCCAGTCATTGGTGGCCGGCCGGGAGCAGATTCGAGGTCTGCCTGGGAGCGATTCTGACCCAGAATACAAACTGGACCAACGCCTCCAGGGCGATTGCCGCTCTCCGGGAACGGGATCTTCTGGACCCGCAAGAGCTGGTTGGGCTGGATGTTGAGGAGCTGGCCGGGATCATTCGTCCGGCCGGGTACTTTCGGGTCAAAGCGGCCAGGATCAAGGCCCTGCTGGATTTTTTGGGCCAGGAGGCCGGGTACGACCTGGCCCGGCTGTCCAGACAGCCGATGGAAGTGCTGCGTCCCAAGCTTCTGGAAGTAAAAGGAATCGGACAGGAAACCGCAGACAGTATCCTGCTCTACGCCCTGGAGCATCCGGTTTTTGTGGTTGATGCCTACACAGCGAGGATACTGCACCGCCACGCCTTGGTCCCGGAGGATGTGGGCTACACCGAGCTGCAGGAGGTATTTACAGACAGCCTGCCCCGGGATGTTGACTTGTTCAACGAATATCATGCCCTGCTGGTCCGGGTGGGGAAACAGTGGTGCAAAAAATCGGCTCCCCTGTGCTCAGGCTGCCCGTTGCAGGCCTATGTTCCCTGA
- a CDS encoding 50S ribosomal protein L11 methyltransferase, with product MSYILDWHVPNTQLESAVDLLSEVAPWGWEETTGPDESVLRIHVQERRQLKHLQDRIRRRRPEARLEKDKEKDADWQTAWQFFFQPVQVADTFCILPPWKLEDQDNPDLVPLIVHPKMAFGTGHHPTTILCLQAMVQLRDRGLWPAGGTVLDLGTGSGILAIASVFLGSGCIALDIDPVATDNARENIEANGVSRQVLLGCADISALGPKQKFPLVVANILAGPLIRMAPELVSLVQERGTLILSGVLGSQVESVTDAYRLQGMGIPRVEHLGEWASLVWSGTEES from the coding sequence ATGTCCTATATACTGGATTGGCATGTTCCGAATACGCAGCTGGAGTCGGCAGTGGATCTGCTCTCCGAAGTCGCTCCCTGGGGATGGGAGGAAACCACCGGCCCGGATGAGTCCGTCCTGCGCATCCATGTTCAGGAACGCAGGCAGCTCAAGCATCTTCAGGACAGGATCAGGCGGCGCCGGCCGGAAGCCAGGCTGGAAAAGGACAAGGAAAAGGACGCTGATTGGCAGACCGCGTGGCAATTCTTTTTTCAGCCGGTGCAGGTCGCGGATACCTTCTGCATCCTTCCGCCCTGGAAACTTGAAGACCAGGACAACCCCGATCTTGTCCCTTTGATCGTCCATCCCAAGATGGCCTTTGGAACCGGGCATCATCCAACGACCATCCTCTGTCTGCAGGCCATGGTCCAGCTGCGGGACAGAGGGCTGTGGCCCGCGGGGGGGACGGTCCTTGATCTGGGCACAGGCTCGGGGATTCTGGCCATAGCATCGGTTTTTCTGGGCAGCGGCTGCATCGCCCTGGACATCGACCCTGTGGCCACGGACAATGCCCGGGAGAACATTGAGGCCAACGGGGTGAGCCGGCAGGTCCTGCTGGGGTGCGCTGACATCTCTGCCTTGGGTCCAAAGCAAAAGTTCCCTCTTGTGGTGGCCAACATCCTGGCCGGACCGCTGATCCGCATGGCTCCGGAGCTTGTCTCCCTGGTTCAGGAGCGGGGGACCCTGATTTTGTCCGGAGTGCTGGGATCCCAGGTGGAGTCGGTGACCGACGCCTACAGGCTGCAGGGGATGGGCATACCCCGGGTTGAGCACCTCGGCGAATGGGCCTCCCTGGTCTGGTCCGGGACAGAAGAGAGCTGA